A stretch of Paenibacillus mucilaginosus 3016 DNA encodes these proteins:
- a CDS encoding ABC transporter ATP-binding protein, producing the protein MMNDPVLEVSGLTKLFRSGRGIQEMNLTVGEGEIYGLFGPNGAGKTTLLKLVTGLIPAAGGQVRWFGHSLEDEYEEAMKRVGCVLEAGSTYGYLTAREQLEQVRRHYPGLAAARMDEVLELTGLRPYAGEKTRGFSLGMKQRLALAAALLPRPAFVLLDEPTNGLDIEGILEIRRVIRQLAAEEGVTFLISSHLIGEMEQVCSRAGVLLGGRLVLEGTVPDLLREYGSLEAMYLAAAGRPLREGA; encoded by the coding sequence ATGATGAACGATCCCGTACTTGAGGTCAGCGGGCTGACCAAACTTTTTCGCAGCGGCAGGGGCATTCAGGAGATGAATCTTACGGTCGGCGAAGGGGAGATCTACGGACTCTTCGGACCGAACGGGGCCGGGAAGACGACGCTGCTCAAGCTCGTGACCGGCTTGATCCCTGCCGCCGGCGGGCAGGTCCGGTGGTTCGGGCACAGCCTGGAGGACGAGTACGAAGAGGCGATGAAGCGGGTCGGCTGTGTGCTGGAAGCCGGCAGCACGTACGGCTATCTTACCGCGAGGGAGCAGCTGGAGCAGGTGCGCCGCCATTACCCGGGCTTGGCGGCAGCCCGGATGGACGAAGTGCTGGAGCTGACAGGGCTTCGCCCTTACGCCGGGGAGAAAACCCGGGGCTTCTCGCTCGGTATGAAGCAGCGCCTGGCCCTGGCCGCCGCCCTGCTGCCCCGGCCGGCGTTCGTGCTGCTCGATGAGCCGACCAACGGGCTGGACATCGAGGGCATTCTGGAGATCCGCCGGGTGATCCGGCAGCTGGCTGCGGAAGAAGGGGTCACCTTCCTGATCTCTTCGCACCTGATCGGGGAGATGGAGCAGGTCTGCAGCCGCGCGGGTGTTCTATTGGGGGGGCGCCTGGTGCTTGAGGGTACGGTCCCCGATCTTCTGCGGGAGTATGGCTCGCTGGAGGCCATGTACCTGGCGGCGGCGGGACGGCCGCTGAGGGAGGGGGCGTAA
- a CDS encoding ABC transporter permease subunit, which yields MHAFYASLRNELARLAAQPKTRWFLAASLLLPLGLSLLSSRLQGGGGLSALLSGDPYLALLGGYTAFVLPLFLFMTAADQFPGEREEGTMVLTLLRPVSRAKIYGAKVAAAAVYTGLQLLLLAVVSLLCSLLLPGSAPAVLDPLSFFRAAVAAWAAMLAVGAVGAALVQLTGRATTGLALCLVLYGALKLLPLLLPGLSVWSLFSYTGWHALWLGDGVPAVRLWNLSLLLLAYSIIAYTGGLAIFNKKSF from the coding sequence ATGCATGCTTTCTACGCAAGTCTGCGCAATGAGCTCGCCCGGCTCGCGGCCCAGCCCAAGACCCGCTGGTTCCTGGCGGCGTCGCTGCTGCTGCCGCTCGGTCTTTCGCTCTTGTCGTCCCGGCTGCAGGGAGGCGGCGGTCTGTCTGCCCTGCTCAGCGGGGATCCTTACCTCGCACTGCTTGGCGGCTATACGGCCTTCGTGCTGCCCCTGTTCCTGTTCATGACCGCCGCCGACCAGTTTCCGGGCGAGCGGGAGGAGGGCACGATGGTGCTGACGCTGCTTCGCCCTGTCTCCCGGGCCAAGATCTATGGGGCCAAGGTGGCTGCCGCCGCAGTCTATACCGGTCTGCAGCTGCTGCTTCTTGCTGTGGTCAGTTTGCTCTGCAGCCTGCTGCTGCCGGGCAGTGCTCCTGCGGTGCTGGATCCCCTCTCCTTTTTCCGGGCGGCCGTAGCCGCTTGGGCGGCCATGCTGGCTGTCGGAGCCGTCGGTGCGGCGCTCGTACAGCTTACTGGGCGTGCTACGACCGGCCTGGCGCTCTGCCTGGTGTTGTACGGGGCGTTGAAGCTCCTTCCGCTTCTGCTTCCCGGATTGTCGGTGTGGTCCCTCTTTTCTTACACGGGCTGGCATGCCCTCTGGCTCGGAGACGGGGTCCCGGCCGTCCGGTTGTGGAATCTGTCCCTGCTGCTCCTGGCGTATAGTATAATAGCCTATACAGGCGGTTTGGCTATTTTTAACAAAAAATCATTCTAA
- a CDS encoding sensor histidine kinase produces MSIRMKLILSNIAMVVVPVLLFALTTVLVAALVMNNAFGLKSLVLPGIGLEENAVEEHFDSKSEWYTVLQYFAREEPERFRDPDFLQQTGEKLASLESGIVVLQEGKVTFASQAIGRVDDPSALLALPDVSGRERHEHEIVLGGVAYYVFSHELRFGDGGTGVLVMLEDQRPLGMVTRRVFPIVLGILLLVLAVTNGGLTYLVSRSIIRPLRELKAAAERIKDGRLEEALELRRRDEIGEVGAAFEEMRQRLLDSIRTQLQYEDNRKELLTNISHDLKTPITAIQSCAEGLRDGIADTPEKQAKYVGMIHSKALHLNRLIDELFLFSKLDLKRLPFHFEPLELRAYLMDYAEELKVDPRMREMQVRFEAVETGPRVWVQADREKLGRVLMNIVDNAVKHAREPQAQLQIALRTEDGEAELTLEDNGPGIEPQALPWVFDRFYRADLSRRTDTGGSGLGLAIVKGIVEEHGGRVRAESGPDRGTAIVITLPLLAEVPEP; encoded by the coding sequence TTGTCCATCCGAATGAAGCTGATCCTTTCGAATATTGCCATGGTCGTCGTCCCGGTCCTCTTGTTTGCCCTGACAACGGTCCTGGTGGCCGCTCTTGTCATGAACAACGCCTTCGGGCTCAAGTCCCTTGTTCTGCCGGGTATCGGCTTGGAAGAGAATGCGGTGGAGGAGCATTTCGACAGCAAAAGCGAGTGGTATACGGTTCTGCAGTACTTTGCCCGGGAGGAGCCCGAACGCTTCCGGGACCCGGATTTCCTACAGCAGACCGGAGAGAAGCTCGCCAGCCTGGAATCCGGCATTGTGGTGCTGCAGGAAGGGAAGGTCACCTTCGCTTCACAGGCGATCGGACGGGTGGATGACCCGTCTGCGCTGCTCGCGCTTCCGGATGTATCGGGGCGGGAGCGTCATGAGCATGAGATCGTTCTGGGCGGTGTGGCTTACTATGTCTTCTCGCACGAGCTTAGGTTCGGAGATGGGGGCACCGGCGTGCTGGTCATGCTGGAGGATCAGCGGCCGCTCGGCATGGTGACCCGCAGGGTCTTTCCCATCGTGCTGGGTATTCTCCTGCTCGTGCTTGCGGTGACGAACGGCGGGCTGACCTATCTTGTCTCCCGCAGCATTATCCGACCGCTCCGCGAATTGAAGGCGGCGGCCGAGCGGATCAAGGACGGGCGGCTGGAGGAGGCGCTGGAGCTTCGGCGCAGGGATGAGATCGGCGAAGTGGGCGCGGCGTTCGAGGAGATGAGGCAGCGGCTGCTCGATTCCATCCGGACTCAGCTGCAGTATGAGGACAACCGCAAGGAACTGCTCACGAACATTTCGCACGATCTCAAGACCCCAATAACCGCCATCCAAAGCTGTGCGGAGGGGCTTCGGGACGGTATTGCCGATACGCCGGAGAAGCAGGCCAAGTACGTAGGCATGATCCACAGCAAAGCGCTGCACCTCAACCGGCTGATCGATGAGCTCTTCCTGTTCTCCAAGCTGGACCTGAAACGGCTTCCCTTTCACTTCGAGCCTCTTGAGCTGCGGGCGTATCTCATGGATTATGCCGAAGAGCTCAAGGTGGATCCGCGGATGCGGGAGATGCAGGTCCGCTTCGAGGCTGTTGAAACGGGACCCCGGGTGTGGGTCCAGGCGGACCGTGAGAAGCTCGGACGGGTGCTTATGAACATCGTGGATAATGCGGTGAAGCATGCAAGGGAGCCGCAGGCTCAGCTGCAGATTGCCTTAAGGACTGAAGATGGGGAGGCGGAGCTGACGCTCGAAGACAACGGGCCCGGCATTGAACCGCAGGCGCTGCCCTGGGTGTTCGACCGGTTCTACCGGGCGGATCTCTCCCGGCGTACCGATACGGGCGGCAGCGGATTGGGCCTTGCCATCGTCAAGGGCATCGTGGAAGAGCACGGCGGGCGTGTCCGGGCGGAGAGCGGACCGGACCGGGGGACGGCGATTGTCATCACGCTTCCGCTGCTCGCGGAGGTGCCGGAGCCGTGA